A stretch of Ferribacterium limneticum DNA encodes these proteins:
- a CDS encoding alpha/beta hydrolase translates to MQTSTSTTHLQHDLSIAGPAGRLALRLYRPSRARVVLPVVLYFHGGGFVGGSLDDADTPAAFIAEQTPALVVAVDYALAPARPFPAAPEDAHAAALWAAVHAADLGCDPERLAVAGDDAGGNLAAALTLIARDRNGPAIAAQALVGPMLDPSMTRLGDGARLNSDLSAATCADCYRQYLPQSRLRLHPYASPLASVRQAGLPPALIVTAECDVLHNEAEKYAAALIAAGVPTQVVRFAGINHATLAHHRPALAEIAHFLRRRLWDAEAPAHPLNL, encoded by the coding sequence ATGCAAACCAGCACCTCGACGACCCACCTGCAGCACGACCTGAGCATTGCCGGCCCGGCCGGCCGGCTCGCCCTGCGCCTCTACCGGCCCAGCAGGGCGCGGGTCGTGCTGCCCGTCGTCCTCTATTTCCACGGCGGCGGCTTCGTCGGTGGCAGCCTCGATGACGCCGATACGCCGGCCGCTTTCATCGCCGAACAGACGCCGGCCCTGGTCGTCGCCGTCGATTACGCCCTGGCTCCGGCCCGCCCCTTCCCGGCCGCGCCCGAAGATGCCCATGCCGCGGCGCTGTGGGCCGCCGTACACGCCGCCGATCTGGGCTGCGACCCGGAGCGGCTGGCCGTGGCCGGCGACGATGCCGGCGGCAATCTGGCCGCCGCCCTGACGCTGATCGCCCGCGACCGCAACGGCCCGGCCATTGCTGCCCAGGCCCTGGTCGGGCCGATGCTCGACCCGAGCATGACCCGGCTCGGCGACGGTGCCCGCCTGAACTCCGACCTCAGCGCCGCGACCTGTGCCGACTGCTACCGCCAGTACCTGCCACAGTCGCGCCTGCGCCTGCACCCCTACGCCTCGCCGCTGGCCTCGGTGCGGCAGGCCGGCCTGCCGCCCGCGCTGATCGTTACTGCCGAATGCGACGTCCTGCACAACGAGGCCGAGAAATACGCCGCCGCCCTGATCGCCGCCGGCGTGCCGACCCAGGTCGTGCGCTTCGCCGGCATCAATCACGCCACACTGGCCCACCACCGGCCGGCGCTCGCCGAGATCGCCCACTTCCTGCGCCGGCGCTTGTGGGATGCAGAGGCACCGGCCCATCCGCTCAATTTGTAG
- the dksA gene encoding RNA polymerase-binding protein DksA, whose translation MAEELLHKHFAPYQPKAGEDYMSSKQLTHFRKILETLKKELSEDIDRTVHTMQDEATVFADPNDRASQETDMAIELRNRDRERKLIKKIDETLGRIESGDYGFCDKCGVEIGIKRLEARPTATLCIDCKTLDELKEKQMAK comes from the coding sequence ATGGCAGAAGAACTGCTCCACAAACATTTCGCTCCCTACCAGCCAAAGGCTGGTGAGGACTACATGAGCTCCAAGCAACTAACGCATTTTCGCAAAATTCTTGAAACACTCAAGAAGGAGTTGAGTGAAGATATCGACCGCACGGTTCACACCATGCAGGACGAAGCAACGGTGTTTGCCGACCCGAACGATCGAGCCAGCCAGGAAACCGACATGGCGATCGAACTGCGCAACCGTGACCGTGAGCGCAAGCTGATCAAGAAGATCGATGAAACCCTGGGACGTATCGAAAGCGGCGACTACGGGTTCTGCGACAAATGCGGCGTCGAGATCGGTATCAAGCGACTGGAAGCCCGGCCGACTGCGACCCTGTGCATCGATTGCAAGACGCTGGACGAACTCAAGGAAAAGCAGATGGCGAAGTAA
- a CDS encoding efflux RND transporter permease subunit, whose translation MNISKFFIDRPIFAGVLSILLLLAGVLALFQLPISEYPEVVPPSVVVRAQYPGANPKVIAETVASPLEESINGVENMLYMQSQANSDGNLTVTVNFKLGVDPDKAQQLVQNRVAQALPRLPEDVQRLGVTTIKSSPTLTMVVHLISPDDRYDMTYLRNYAVLNVKDRLARIQGVGEVGLFGSGNYAMRVWLDPQKVAQRGLTAAEVVRAIREQNVQVAAGVIGASPSGPDVPLQLNVNAQGRLQSEAEFGEIVLKSSPDGAVTRLADVARIELAASEYGLRSLLDNKPAVAIPIFQAPGANALNVSSQVREAMAELSKDFPASVEYRIVYDPTQFVRASIKAVVLTLLEAIALVVLVVIVFLQTWRASIIPLLAVPVSIVGTFSLMLGFGYSINALSLFGMVLAIGIVVDDAIVVVENVERNIEAGLTPREATYRAMREVSGPIIAIALTLVAVFVPLAFMTGLTGQFYKQFAMTIAISTVISAFNSLTLSPALAAMLLKGHGEKPDWLTRQMNRFFGRFFAAFNRFFGRASENYGRGVTGVIGRKASAMGVYAVLLGLTVGISYLVPGGFVPAQDKQYLIGFTQLPNGASLDRTEAVIRKMGEIALAQPGVESAVAFPGLSINGFTNSSSAGIVFATLKPFDERRSPELSAGAIAGALNQKYSAIQEAFIAVFPPPPVMGLGTVGGFKMQIEDRGAVGYAELNAAAAAFMEAAARTPELGPMFSSYQINVPQLDVDLDRVKAKQQGVSVTDVFDTMQIYLGSLYVNDFNRFGRTYQVRAQADAPFRAHPEDILQLKTRNNQGEMVPLSSLVKVRTTFGPEMVVRYNGYTAADINGGPAPGYSSAQAEAAAERIAAATLPRGVRFEWTDLTYQKILAGNAGIWVFPISLLLVFLVLAAQYESLTLPLAVIMIVPMSILAALTGVWLTGGDNNIFTQIGLMVLVGLACKNAILIVEFARELELQGATPIQAAIDASRLRLRPILMTSIAFIMGVIPLVTSTGAGAEMRHAMGIAVFFGMLGVTFFGLFLTPVFYVLLRTLDKRHKLHTAAPHEAPIAPAHTAA comes from the coding sequence ATGAACATTTCCAAATTCTTCATCGACCGGCCGATCTTCGCCGGCGTGCTCTCCATCCTGCTGCTGCTCGCTGGTGTGCTGGCGCTGTTCCAGCTGCCGATCTCGGAGTACCCGGAAGTCGTGCCGCCCTCGGTGGTGGTGCGCGCCCAGTACCCCGGCGCCAACCCCAAGGTAATCGCCGAGACGGTGGCTTCGCCGCTGGAAGAGTCGATCAACGGCGTCGAGAACATGCTCTACATGCAGTCGCAGGCCAACAGCGACGGCAACCTGACGGTGACGGTGAACTTCAAGCTTGGCGTCGATCCCGACAAGGCGCAGCAACTGGTCCAGAACCGCGTTGCCCAGGCCCTGCCCCGGCTACCCGAGGATGTCCAGCGCCTGGGTGTGACGACCATCAAGAGTTCGCCGACGCTGACCATGGTGGTGCACCTGATCTCGCCGGACGACCGCTACGACATGACCTACCTGCGCAACTACGCGGTGCTCAACGTCAAGGACCGGCTGGCCCGTATTCAGGGCGTCGGCGAGGTCGGCTTGTTCGGTTCCGGCAACTACGCCATGCGCGTCTGGCTCGATCCGCAGAAGGTCGCCCAGCGCGGTCTGACCGCCGCCGAAGTGGTGCGCGCCATCCGCGAGCAGAACGTGCAGGTGGCGGCTGGCGTCATCGGCGCCTCGCCGAGCGGCCCGGACGTCCCGCTACAGCTCAACGTCAATGCCCAGGGCCGCCTGCAAAGCGAGGCCGAGTTCGGCGAGATCGTACTCAAGAGCTCGCCGGATGGCGCCGTCACCCGCCTCGCCGATGTCGCCCGCATCGAACTGGCCGCTTCCGAGTACGGCCTGCGCTCGCTGCTCGACAACAAGCCAGCAGTGGCCATTCCCATCTTCCAGGCACCGGGCGCCAACGCGCTCAACGTCTCGTCGCAAGTCCGCGAGGCGATGGCCGAATTGTCCAAGGATTTCCCGGCCTCGGTCGAATACCGCATCGTCTATGACCCGACCCAGTTTGTCCGGGCCAGCATCAAGGCAGTGGTGCTGACGCTGCTCGAAGCCATCGCGCTGGTCGTGCTGGTCGTCATCGTCTTCCTGCAGACCTGGCGCGCCTCGATCATCCCGCTGCTCGCCGTGCCGGTGTCCATCGTTGGCACCTTTTCGCTGATGCTCGGTTTCGGCTATTCGATCAACGCCCTGTCGCTGTTCGGCATGGTGCTGGCGATCGGCATCGTGGTCGATGACGCCATCGTCGTCGTCGAAAACGTCGAGCGCAACATCGAGGCCGGGCTGACGCCGCGCGAGGCGACCTACCGGGCAATGCGCGAAGTCAGTGGGCCGATCATCGCCATCGCCCTCACGCTGGTCGCCGTCTTCGTCCCGCTCGCCTTCATGACCGGCCTGACTGGCCAGTTCTACAAGCAGTTCGCGATGACCATTGCCATTTCGACGGTGATCTCGGCCTTCAACTCACTGACCCTGTCGCCGGCCCTCGCCGCCATGCTGCTCAAGGGCCACGGCGAAAAGCCGGACTGGCTGACCCGGCAGATGAACCGCTTCTTCGGCCGCTTCTTCGCCGCCTTCAACCGCTTCTTCGGCCGTGCCTCCGAGAACTACGGCCGCGGTGTCACCGGCGTCATCGGCCGCAAGGCGTCGGCGATGGGCGTCTATGCCGTGCTGCTCGGGCTGACCGTCGGCATCTCCTACTTGGTGCCCGGCGGCTTCGTGCCGGCTCAGGACAAGCAGTACCTGATCGGCTTCACGCAGTTGCCGAATGGTGCCTCGCTCGACCGTACCGAGGCAGTGATCCGCAAGATGGGCGAGATCGCCCTCGCCCAGCCCGGCGTCGAAAGCGCCGTCGCTTTCCCCGGCCTGTCGATCAACGGCTTCACCAACAGCTCCAGCGCCGGTATCGTCTTCGCCACGCTGAAGCCCTTCGACGAACGGCGCAGCCCGGAACTTTCGGCCGGTGCCATCGCCGGGGCGCTGAACCAGAAATATTCGGCCATTCAGGAAGCCTTCATCGCCGTCTTCCCGCCGCCGCCGGTCATGGGCCTGGGTACGGTGGGCGGTTTCAAGATGCAGATCGAGGATAGAGGCGCCGTCGGCTATGCCGAACTCAACGCCGCTGCCGCCGCTTTCATGGAGGCCGCTGCCAGGACGCCGGAACTGGGGCCGATGTTTTCCAGCTATCAGATCAATGTGCCCCAGCTCGACGTTGATCTCGACCGCGTCAAGGCTAAGCAGCAGGGGGTTTCGGTGACCGACGTCTTCGACACCATGCAGATCTACCTTGGCTCGCTCTACGTCAATGACTTCAACCGCTTCGGCCGCACCTACCAGGTCCGCGCCCAGGCCGATGCGCCGTTCCGCGCCCATCCCGAGGACATCCTGCAACTGAAGACGCGCAACAACCAGGGCGAAATGGTGCCGCTTTCCTCGCTGGTCAAGGTACGCACCACCTTCGGCCCGGAAATGGTCGTCCGCTACAACGGCTACACCGCCGCCGACATCAACGGCGGTCCGGCTCCCGGCTATTCCTCGGCCCAGGCCGAGGCGGCAGCCGAACGCATCGCGGCGGCAACCCTGCCACGCGGCGTGCGCTTCGAATGGACCGACCTGACCTACCAGAAGATCCTGGCCGGTAATGCCGGCATCTGGGTCTTCCCGATCAGCCTGCTGCTCGTTTTCCTGGTCCTTGCAGCGCAGTACGAAAGCCTGACCCTGCCGCTGGCGGTGATCATGATCGTGCCGATGAGCATCCTAGCGGCCCTGACTGGCGTCTGGCTGACCGGCGGCGACAACAACATCTTCACCCAGATCGGGCTGATGGTGCTGGTCGGGCTGGCTTGCAAGAACGCCATCCTGATCGTCGAGTTCGCCCGCGAACTGGAGCTGCAGGGCGCGACGCCGATCCAGGCTGCAATCGACGCCAGCCGGCTGCGCCTGCGCCCGATCCTGATGACCTCGATCGCCTTCATCATGGGGGTCATCCCGCTCGTCACCTCGACCGGTGCCGGTGCCGAAATGCGCCACGCGATGGGTATCGCCGTTTTCTTCGGGATGCTCGGCGTGACCTTCTTCGGGCTGTTCCTGACGCCGGTTTTCTACGTGCTGCTGCGCACGCTCGACAAACGCCACAAGCTGCACACCGCCGCCCCGCACGAGGCACCCATTGCCCCCGCCCACACCGCGGCCTGA
- a CDS encoding efflux RND transporter periplasmic adaptor subunit: MPQRQKRLVLAAALAGLFSLGGGFAFYHGHAGAAPAASAPAAATVDVAAVASRAVTEWQQYSGRLEAVERVEIHPQVSGILTAVHFKDGSLVKKGELLFTIDPRPFAAEVARAEAQLAAMDARVAYTASDLARGERLLAENAIARRDFDEKQNAAREAKANLQAARAALKVAQLNLEYTRITAPIAGRVSRAEITVGNLVAPGNGPALTSLVSADRIYAAFDVDEQSYLKVVSGSQGKSLPIHLGLADDEGYSLEGRLSSVDNRLDSTSGTIRLRALVDNPDGRLVPGLYARIRLGGANQRQALLIDEKAVGTDQAKRFVLVVGEGNQTAYREVQLGSVQEGLRVVESGLKAGERIVVNGLQRVRPGDPVTPNLVPMGGAAPTAAQS; the protein is encoded by the coding sequence ATGCCCCAACGCCAAAAACGCCTCGTCCTCGCCGCCGCCCTGGCCGGCCTGTTCAGCCTGGGCGGCGGTTTCGCCTTCTATCACGGCCATGCCGGCGCCGCCCCGGCTGCTAGCGCACCGGCCGCCGCCACGGTCGATGTCGCAGCAGTCGCCAGCCGCGCCGTCACCGAATGGCAGCAATACTCCGGCCGCCTCGAAGCGGTCGAGCGGGTAGAGATCCATCCGCAGGTCTCCGGCATCCTGACCGCCGTGCATTTCAAGGATGGCAGCCTGGTCAAAAAGGGCGAGCTGCTGTTCACCATCGACCCACGCCCTTTCGCCGCCGAGGTCGCCCGGGCCGAAGCCCAGCTCGCTGCGATGGACGCCCGTGTTGCCTACACCGCCAGCGACCTGGCGCGCGGCGAACGGCTGCTGGCCGAGAACGCCATCGCCCGCCGCGATTTCGACGAGAAACAGAATGCCGCCCGTGAAGCCAAGGCCAACCTGCAGGCGGCCAGGGCAGCGCTCAAGGTCGCCCAGCTCAACCTCGAATACACCCGCATCACGGCGCCGATCGCCGGCCGCGTTTCGCGCGCCGAAATTACCGTCGGCAACCTGGTCGCTCCCGGCAATGGCCCGGCTCTTACCTCGCTGGTCTCGGCCGACCGCATCTACGCCGCCTTCGATGTCGACGAGCAGAGCTACCTGAAGGTGGTCAGCGGCAGCCAGGGCAAATCCCTGCCCATCCATCTCGGACTGGCCGACGACGAGGGCTATTCGCTGGAAGGCCGTTTGAGTTCGGTGGACAACCGGCTCGACAGCACTTCCGGCACCATCCGACTGCGCGCCCTGGTCGACAATCCGGACGGCCGCCTCGTCCCCGGCCTCTACGCCCGCATCCGGCTCGGCGGCGCCAACCAGCGCCAGGCCCTGCTGATCGACGAAAAAGCGGTCGGCACCGACCAGGCCAAGCGCTTCGTGCTGGTCGTCGGCGAGGGCAACCAGACCGCCTACCGCGAAGTCCAGTTGGGCAGCGTGCAGGAAGGCCTGCGCGTCGTCGAAAGCGGCCTCAAGGCCGGCGAACGCATCGTGGTCAACGGCCTGCAGCGGGTCCGCCCGGGCGACCCGGTCACACCCAACCTGGTCCCGATGGGCGGCGCCGCGCCGACCGCGGCCCAGAGCTAA
- the pnp gene encoding polyribonucleotide nucleotidyltransferase, with protein sequence MFNVVKKTFAYGDHQVTIETGEVARQAGGAVLVSMEETVVLVTVVAAKNAKPGQDFFPLTVDYQEKTYAAGRIPGGFFKREGRPSEKETLTCRLIDRPIRPLFPDGFYNEVQVIATVMSLNPEIDSDIPALIGASAALAISGVPFNGPIGAARVGYIDGQYVLCPTLSQLKGSQLDLVVAGTEAAVLMVESEADQLSEEVMLGAVVFGHTEMQKAINAINELVEEAGKPEWEWQAAAKDEALVASLSALVAAKLEEAYNITVKQTRSQAVKVIRAEAIAALCQGEGAPDENTVGNLFHEIEASIVRGRILSGAPRIDGRDTRTVRPITMRSGVLPRTHGSALFTRGETQALAVATLGTNRDEQIIDALAGEYRDRFMLHYNMPPYATGECGRVGTPKRREIGHGRLAKRALLAVLPKPEDFSYSMRLVSEITESNGSSSMASVCGGCLALLDAGVPLKAHVAGIAMGLIKDGNRFAVLTDILGDEDHLGDMDFKVAGSTTGITALQMDIKIQGITKEIMQVALAQAKEARIHILNLMQEAAAGPREEMSAYAPRLYTFKINPEKIRDVIGKGGAVIRALTEETGTTIDIQDDGTITIAATSGEAAAAARSRIDAITAEVEIGKIYEGTVLKILDFGAIVSVLPGKDGLLHISQIAQERVNKVEDYVKEGQVVRVKVLETDDRGRVKLSMKAAASEEGTVAQSATAPEAAV encoded by the coding sequence ATGTTTAACGTTGTTAAGAAGACCTTCGCCTATGGGGACCATCAAGTCACCATCGAAACCGGCGAAGTCGCCCGCCAGGCTGGTGGTGCTGTTCTCGTTTCCATGGAAGAAACCGTGGTTCTGGTTACCGTAGTGGCCGCCAAGAACGCCAAGCCGGGTCAGGATTTCTTCCCGTTGACCGTTGATTATCAGGAAAAGACCTACGCTGCAGGCCGTATCCCCGGTGGTTTCTTCAAGCGCGAAGGCCGTCCTTCCGAAAAGGAAACGCTGACCTGCCGTCTGATCGATCGTCCGATCCGCCCGCTGTTCCCGGATGGCTTCTACAACGAAGTCCAGGTCATCGCCACGGTGATGTCCCTGAATCCGGAAATTGATTCCGATATCCCGGCCCTGATCGGCGCTTCCGCCGCTCTGGCCATCTCCGGCGTGCCGTTCAACGGCCCGATCGGTGCTGCACGCGTCGGTTACATCGACGGTCAATACGTCCTGTGCCCGACCCTGAGCCAGCTCAAGGGCAGCCAGCTCGACCTCGTCGTCGCCGGTACCGAAGCAGCGGTGCTGATGGTTGAATCCGAAGCCGACCAGCTGTCCGAAGAAGTCATGCTCGGCGCCGTTGTTTTCGGTCACACCGAAATGCAGAAGGCGATCAACGCCATCAACGAATTGGTTGAAGAAGCCGGCAAGCCCGAATGGGAATGGCAAGCTGCAGCGAAGGACGAAGCGCTGGTTGCCAGCCTGTCTGCTCTGGTCGCCGCCAAGCTCGAAGAAGCCTACAACATCACCGTCAAGCAAACGCGCAGCCAGGCCGTCAAGGTCATCCGTGCTGAAGCCATTGCCGCCCTGTGCCAGGGTGAAGGCGCGCCTGATGAAAATACCGTCGGTAACCTGTTCCACGAAATCGAAGCTTCCATCGTTCGTGGCCGCATCCTGAGTGGTGCCCCGCGTATCGATGGTCGCGACACGCGTACCGTGCGTCCGATCACCATGCGTTCCGGCGTCCTGCCGCGTACCCACGGTTCGGCTCTGTTCACCCGTGGCGAAACCCAAGCGCTAGCTGTTGCCACGCTCGGTACCAACCGCGACGAACAGATCATCGACGCACTGGCCGGTGAGTACCGTGACCGCTTCATGCTGCACTACAACATGCCCCCGTACGCCACCGGCGAATGCGGTCGTGTCGGTACGCCGAAGCGTCGCGAAATCGGTCACGGCCGTCTGGCCAAGCGCGCGCTACTTGCCGTTCTGCCGAAGCCGGAAGATTTCTCCTACTCGATGCGCCTGGTTTCGGAAATTACTGAGTCCAATGGTTCCTCATCGATGGCTTCCGTTTGCGGTGGCTGTCTGGCCCTGTTGGACGCCGGTGTGCCGCTCAAGGCGCACGTGGCCGGTATCGCCATGGGGCTGATCAAGGATGGCAACCGTTTCGCCGTACTGACCGACATCCTGGGTGACGAAGATCACCTCGGCGATATGGACTTCAAGGTGGCTGGTTCTACCACTGGTATCACTGCGCTGCAGATGGACATCAAGATCCAGGGCATCACCAAGGAAATCATGCAGGTCGCACTGGCTCAGGCCAAGGAAGCCCGTATCCACATCCTGAACCTTATGCAGGAAGCTGCCGCCGGCCCACGTGAAGAGATGTCGGCCTATGCGCCGCGTCTGTACACCTTCAAGATCAACCCGGAAAAGATCCGTGACGTCATCGGCAAGGGCGGTGCTGTTATCCGCGCCCTGACCGAAGAAACCGGTACAACGATCGACATCCAGGACGACGGCACGATCACCATCGCTGCGACCAGTGGCGAAGCTGCTGCTGCAGCACGTTCGCGTATCGATGCGATCACGGCTGAAGTCGAGATCGGCAAGATCTACGAAGGTACCGTGCTCAAAATTCTTGATTTCGGCGCAATCGTTTCCGTGTTGCCGGGCAAGGATGGTCTGCTGCATATCTCCCAGATTGCTCAGGAGCGCGTTAACAAGGTCGAAGACTACGTCAAGGAAGGCCAAGTCGTTCGCGTCAAGGTTCTGGAAACCGATGACCGTGGTCGCGTTAAACTATCGATGAAGGCCGCTGCTTCGGAAGAGGGTACGGTCGCCCAGTCGGCTACCGCACCAGAGGCGGCTGTCTAA
- a CDS encoding efflux transporter outer membrane subunit: MNKLLLKTPRHPDAAEAPTRSARRAGAVQLFPLLAVLLTLAGCSLAPSYQPPVVDAPAAFKEATATGPWKTAEPAENIPRGEWWKAFADPTLDDLETRAAAANQDLKAGAARLAQARALQQNARSALFPQIGIGAGPTRQRPSPASQGLAADADTSISTLWRAQGTVAYEADLFGRVSSGVDAAKATTEQREALFRSLQLAIQADVAQAYFSLREFDALAAMYAETVTLREQSTKLFQRRFDEGDISELELATSRTELASARSEALGVARQRAVAEHSLAILLGQAPASFALAPYPLDRVRLRVPAGLPSALLERRPDIAAAERAMAAANARIGTARAAFFPRLSLTGALGYESAELGDLFKWSSRALVMGPLVGTLLSLPVFDGGARQAGVNQAHAAYAEEAANYQQTVLKAFKEVEDNLAHLRLLGDQTQAQDDAVSSARRAAKLSQIQYREGSVSHLNVIDADRSVLQHQRVAVQLDAERARATVNLIRAIGGGWNSPAVNLSPGRHGEGIF; this comes from the coding sequence ATGAATAAGCTGCTCCTCAAGACGCCGCGCCATCCCGACGCTGCGGAAGCCCCCACACGCTCTGCTCGTCGGGCCGGCGCCGTCCAGCTATTCCCGCTGCTCGCGGTACTGCTGACGCTGGCCGGCTGCTCGCTGGCCCCGAGCTACCAGCCACCAGTGGTCGACGCCCCGGCCGCCTTCAAGGAGGCAACCGCCACCGGCCCGTGGAAGACCGCCGAGCCGGCCGAGAACATCCCGCGCGGCGAATGGTGGAAGGCCTTCGCCGATCCGACGCTGGACGACCTCGAAACGCGGGCTGCCGCCGCCAACCAGGACCTCAAGGCCGGCGCCGCCCGCCTGGCCCAGGCCCGGGCGCTGCAGCAGAACGCCCGCTCGGCGCTCTTCCCGCAGATCGGCATCGGCGCCGGGCCGACCCGGCAACGGCCGTCGCCGGCATCACAAGGCCTCGCCGCCGATGCCGATACAAGCATATCGACGCTGTGGCGGGCGCAAGGCACCGTCGCCTACGAGGCCGACCTCTTCGGCCGTGTCAGCAGCGGCGTCGATGCCGCCAAGGCCACGACCGAGCAGCGCGAAGCCCTGTTCCGCTCCCTGCAACTGGCCATCCAGGCCGATGTTGCGCAGGCCTATTTCTCGCTGCGCGAATTCGATGCGCTGGCCGCGATGTATGCCGAAACGGTGACCCTGCGCGAGCAAAGCACAAAACTGTTCCAGCGCCGTTTCGACGAGGGCGACATCAGCGAACTGGAACTGGCCACCTCGCGCACCGAACTTGCCTCGGCCCGCTCCGAAGCACTCGGCGTCGCCCGCCAGCGCGCCGTCGCCGAACACAGCCTGGCCATCCTGCTCGGCCAGGCGCCGGCCTCATTTGCGCTGGCGCCTTACCCGCTCGACCGGGTAAGGCTGCGAGTGCCGGCCGGCCTGCCCTCGGCCCTGCTCGAACGGCGCCCCGACATCGCCGCCGCCGAACGGGCGATGGCCGCCGCCAATGCACGGATCGGCACGGCGCGTGCCGCCTTCTTCCCGCGCCTCAGCCTGACCGGGGCGCTGGGTTACGAGTCGGCCGAACTGGGTGACCTGTTCAAGTGGAGCAGCCGCGCCTTAGTCATGGGGCCGCTGGTCGGCACGCTGCTGTCGCTGCCTGTGTTCGACGGCGGCGCCCGCCAGGCCGGGGTCAACCAGGCCCATGCTGCCTACGCCGAAGAGGCCGCCAACTACCAGCAGACCGTGCTAAAAGCCTTCAAGGAAGTCGAGGACAACCTGGCACACCTGCGCCTGCTCGGCGACCAGACCCAGGCCCAGGACGACGCGGTCAGTTCGGCCCGGCGTGCCGCCAAGCTGTCGCAGATCCAGTATCGCGAGGGATCGGTCAGTCACCTCAACGTGATCGACGCCGACCGCAGCGTGCTGCAGCACCAACGGGTGGCCGTGCAACTTGACGCCGAGCGGGCACGGGCGACGGTAAATCTGATCCGGGCAATCGGCGGAGGCTGGAATTCGCCAGCGGTAAATTTGTCGCCCGGGAGGCACGGAGAGGGTATTTTCTGA
- a CDS encoding LysR family transcriptional regulator: MDRFQAMQVFTRVVDANSFTRAADMLGLPRATVTTIIQNLEALLQVRLLNRTTRRISLTPDGAAYYEHCARILGEVEETESSFRDVAAGPKGRLRIDVPSPIGRLVLIPRLCEFRARYPEVELVIGMGDRMVDLVREAVDCVIRAGDLQDSTLVARRIGAIKLITCATPDYLERYGVPRSIDDLQQHVAVHYFSHRTGRNFDWDFIVDSQSVPYKMQGTVSVNDMDAYIACALQGMGMIQPARFSVLPYLESGALVEVLPELAPSPMPISVAYMQNRHLSPKVRAFVDWVAELFGACPLLGGGDNGNGECGYTPKAGYNTLREEIAFQNVLEQTG; the protein is encoded by the coding sequence ATGGACCGTTTTCAAGCCATGCAAGTGTTCACCCGGGTGGTGGATGCCAACAGCTTTACCCGTGCTGCCGACATGCTCGGCTTGCCGCGTGCAACGGTGACGACCATCATCCAGAACCTTGAAGCCCTCTTGCAGGTGCGCCTGCTCAACCGGACAACGCGGCGCATCAGCCTGACCCCGGACGGTGCTGCCTACTACGAGCATTGCGCCCGCATCCTCGGCGAAGTGGAAGAAACCGAGTCTTCATTTCGCGACGTGGCGGCTGGGCCGAAGGGACGGCTGCGCATCGACGTTCCATCTCCGATTGGTCGTCTGGTGCTGATTCCCCGGCTGTGCGAGTTCCGGGCGCGCTATCCGGAGGTCGAATTGGTCATCGGCATGGGCGACCGCATGGTCGACCTGGTGCGCGAAGCCGTCGATTGCGTCATCCGGGCCGGCGATCTGCAGGATTCGACGCTGGTTGCGCGGCGGATTGGGGCCATCAAGCTGATTACCTGCGCGACGCCGGACTATCTCGAACGTTACGGTGTGCCGCGTAGCATCGACGACCTGCAGCAGCATGTCGCGGTGCACTATTTCTCGCATCGCACTGGGCGTAATTTCGACTGGGATTTCATTGTCGATAGTCAATCGGTGCCCTACAAGATGCAGGGCACCGTTTCGGTCAACGACATGGATGCTTACATTGCCTGCGCCTTGCAGGGCATGGGCATGATTCAGCCGGCGCGCTTCTCGGTACTGCCATATCTCGAATCGGGCGCCCTGGTTGAGGTGCTGCCCGAACTGGCACCGTCACCAATGCCGATTTCAGTGGCCTACATGCAGAACCGCCACCTGTCCCCCAAGGTGCGCGCTTTCGTTGATTGGGTGGCTGAATTATTCGGCGCCTGTCCGCTGCTTGGCGGGGGCGACAACGGCAATGGCGAGTGCGGCTACACCCCGAAAGCTGGCTACAACACACTGCGCGAAGAGATCGCCTTCCAGAACGTTCTGGAGCAGACAGGATAG